One window of the Dehalococcoidia bacterium genome contains the following:
- the dapA gene encoding 4-hydroxy-tetrahydrodipicolinate synthase → MATIGRVLTAMVTPFSPDGSIDEKRTAQLAQALVASGSDGLVVTGTTGESPTLSHREKLRLYEIVRAAVGPETAVIAGTSTYNTAESVELTREAAHLGVDGFLLVVPPYNKPTQEGMYRHFAAIASATTLPCILYNVPGRTGSNLLPSTVLRLRQFANIVGIKEASGDLEQIATIIEAAGPEFRVWSGDDNLTLPILAVGGYGVISVASHLVGRQIQEMIHAFLAGQNARAAAIHRRLLPLVKALFVVGNPVPVKYALGVAGFPVGECRLPLYGPDEETARIIRHAIERQQIDLPMATTA, encoded by the coding sequence ATGGCCACCATTGGCAGAGTGCTGACGGCGATGGTCACTCCCTTTTCCCCCGACGGGTCGATCGACGAAAAGCGGACGGCCCAACTGGCGCAGGCCCTCGTCGCAAGCGGTTCCGACGGCCTCGTCGTCACCGGCACCACCGGCGAGTCGCCCACCCTGTCCCATCGCGAAAAGCTCCGTCTCTACGAGATCGTGCGCGCCGCGGTTGGCCCGGAGACGGCGGTTATCGCCGGCACCTCCACCTACAACACTGCCGAAAGTGTCGAACTGACGCGGGAAGCCGCTCACCTGGGGGTCGACGGATTCCTCCTCGTGGTGCCGCCCTACAACAAGCCGACCCAAGAAGGAATGTACCGCCACTTCGCAGCGATCGCCTCGGCGACGACGCTCCCCTGCATCCTCTACAACGTTCCCGGCCGCACGGGCTCAAACCTGCTGCCGAGCACGGTGCTCCGCCTCCGCCAGTTCGCCAACATTGTCGGCATCAAGGAAGCCAGCGGCGACCTCGAGCAGATCGCCACGATCATCGAAGCGGCAGGACCAGAGTTCCGCGTTTGGAGTGGTGATGACAATCTGACCCTGCCGATCTTGGCGGTTGGCGGCTACGGCGTGATCAGTGTCGCCTCTCATCTCGTCGGACGCCAGATCCAGGAGATGATCCACGCGTTTCTCGCCGGCCAGAATGCCCGTGCCGCGGCGATCCATCGCCGCCTCCTGCCTCTCGTCAAGGCGCTCTTTGTGGTCGGAAACCCGGTTCCGGTGAAATATGCCCTCGGCGTCGCGGGGTTTCCGGTCGGCGAATGCCGGTTGCCGCTCTACGGGCCCGATGAAGAGACGGCGCGGATTATCCGCCATGCGATCGAGCGCCAGCAGATCGACTTGCCGATGGCGACAACCGCCTAG
- the pknB gene encoding Stk1 family PASTA domain-containing Ser/Thr kinase has translation MLGVLLGGRYRLEREIGAGGMAQVFRATDEALGRVVAIKMPRDQYAEDPLFRERFLREARAAGRLSHPNIVAVYDVGEQGGRPFLVMQLVEGPTLREEIARRGPLPIAEAVAYAQQVAEALAYAHLNGIVHRDVKPANILLTNPLGSASPSARRALLSDFGIARSIGEAGLSSSHEVFGTVHYLAPERALGHEATPASDVYALGVVLYEMLTGRVPFSADTPIATALAHARQPVPPPRAFNPALPAALERVLLRALAKNPAERFRTGAEFAAALAAIRSGALSDTERYAPVAQPVDAADARTVAAVPVVAAAAADGERGGGCLWLWAALGVLVAAFLFALGLLAVANRHQLGAAAPVALPTRTATPAPPTPTAIPQVRVPAVEGMDAAAARTALRQAGFEVREGAQEFHPTVPAGRVIRTAPPAGRLAAAGSTVELVVSRGPELIEVPAVQNLLLADAKKRLEEAGFEVVEIGEWNSAVARDTVLLQTPRAGERVPRGSRVTITYSLGRERTRVPNVVGMREEEAKRAIEQARLRNAPYVNYQTRRDLPESVLSQVCVGCVLSSTPAPGTEVDLGTEVFIAVRGRD, from the coding sequence ATGCTCGGCGTCTTGCTCGGTGGCCGCTACCGTCTCGAACGAGAAATCGGCGCCGGGGGCATGGCGCAGGTCTTCCGAGCGACGGATGAGGCACTCGGCCGGGTGGTCGCGATCAAGATGCCGCGCGACCAGTATGCCGAGGACCCTCTCTTCCGCGAGCGGTTTCTCCGCGAGGCGCGCGCGGCGGGCCGGCTCTCCCATCCCAACATTGTCGCGGTCTATGACGTCGGTGAGCAGGGAGGGCGGCCGTTTCTCGTCATGCAGCTGGTCGAGGGGCCAACGCTGCGCGAGGAGATTGCGCGCCGGGGGCCGTTGCCGATTGCCGAGGCGGTTGCCTATGCCCAGCAGGTCGCTGAGGCGCTGGCCTACGCCCATCTCAACGGCATTGTCCACCGCGATGTCAAACCAGCAAATATTCTGCTGACGAATCCTCTCGGGAGCGCCAGCCCTTCCGCCCGCCGAGCGCTCCTCTCCGACTTCGGGATCGCCCGCTCGATCGGCGAAGCGGGACTGTCATCAAGCCACGAAGTGTTCGGCACCGTTCACTATCTTGCCCCCGAGCGAGCGCTCGGCCACGAGGCGACGCCCGCTAGCGATGTCTATGCGCTCGGCGTCGTCCTCTACGAGATGCTGACCGGCCGGGTCCCGTTCAGCGCCGATACGCCCATCGCCACGGCGCTCGCCCACGCGCGTCAGCCGGTTCCGCCGCCGCGCGCCTTCAATCCCGCTCTCCCCGCCGCTCTCGAGCGCGTCCTCCTCCGAGCGCTTGCTAAGAACCCTGCGGAACGCTTCCGCACGGGCGCCGAGTTCGCGGCCGCGCTTGCGGCCATCCGCAGCGGCGCCCTCAGCGACACCGAGCGCTACGCTCCGGTGGCTCAGCCAGTGGATGCCGCTGATGCCCGGACCGTCGCTGCTGTGCCTGTCGTTGCCGCTGCGGCCGCCGACGGCGAGCGCGGCGGCGGGTGTCTCTGGCTGTGGGCAGCGCTCGGCGTCTTGGTCGCCGCCTTCCTCTTTGCGCTTGGGCTGCTTGCTGTTGCCAATCGCCACCAGCTAGGCGCGGCGGCGCCCGTTGCGCTGCCGACACGAACTGCCACCCCCGCTCCTCCTACCCCTACCGCCATTCCGCAAGTGCGCGTTCCGGCCGTCGAGGGGATGGACGCCGCGGCGGCGCGAACGGCGCTCCGCCAAGCGGGGTTCGAGGTTCGGGAGGGGGCCCAGGAGTTTCATCCGACGGTTCCAGCCGGCCGGGTGATCCGCACCGCTCCCCCGGCGGGACGCCTCGCCGCCGCAGGCTCGACGGTAGAACTGGTGGTGTCGAGAGGCCCTGAGCTGATCGAAGTGCCTGCGGTGCAAAATCTCCTGCTCGCCGACGCCAAGAAACGCTTGGAGGAGGCGGGGTTCGAGGTGGTCGAAATCGGGGAATGGAACAGCGCCGTTGCCCGCGACACCGTGCTCCTCCAAACCCCCCGCGCAGGCGAGAGGGTACCGCGCGGTTCGCGGGTAACCATTACCTACAGCCTCGGGCGCGAGCGGACCCGGGTGCCCAATGTTGTCGGCATGCGCGAGGAGGAGGCAAAACGGGCCATTGAGCAGGCGCGGTTGCGCAATGCGCCCTATGTCAACTATCAGACACGGCGTGACCTGCCCGAGTCGGTGCTGAGCCAAGTCTGCGTTGGCTGCGTTCTGAGCAGCACGCCCGCGCCGGGGACCGAAGTCGATCTCGGC